A part of Candidatus Electrothrix aestuarii genomic DNA contains:
- the katG gene encoding catalase/peroxidase HPI — translation MDNESKCPVTGKTLEDAAGKGTTNQDWWPNQLNLSILHQHSCKSNPMDKDFNYAEEFKKLDLAALKQDLYALMTDSQDWWPADWGHYGGLFIRMAWHSAGTYRVGDGRGGAGTGNQRFAPLNSWPDNVNLDKARRLLWPIKQKYGKKISWADLMILAGNCALESMGFTTFGFAGGREDIWEPEEDVYWGMEKEWLATSDTPNSRYSGERDLENPLAAVQMGLIYVNPEGPDGNPDPVASGRDVRDTFGRMAMNDEETVALVAGGHTFGKCHGAGEASHVGPEPEAAPIEQMGLGWQSSFGSGKGGDTISSGIEGAWKPEPTKWDMGYLKVLFKYEWELVKSPAGANQWLAKDVEEEDMIVDAHDPSKKNRPMMTTADLSLRYDPIYEPISRRFLDNPEEFADAFARAWFKLTHRDMGPRSRYLGPEVPAEELIWQDPVPAVNHKLIDPDDIKKLKKAILKSGLSVAQLVSTAWASASTFRGSDMRGGANGARIRLAPQKDWEVNQPEQLTKVLAQLEEIRAEFNQEHKKKKVSLADLIVLAGCVGVEKAARNAGQEVKMSFTPGRTDATQEQTDVEGFAVLEPKADGFRNYLKAKFTIGAEHLLVGRAQLLTLTAPQMTVLLGGLRVLGANYGGVQHGVFTDRPEALTNDFFVNLLDMRTEWKVSMDDEEVFEGRDRSTGELKWTATRVDLIFGANSQLRALAEVYGSADAQGKFLCDFVGAWNKVMNLDRFDLA, via the coding sequence ATGGACAACGAGAGCAAATGCCCGGTAACCGGTAAGACCCTCGAAGACGCAGCAGGCAAAGGCACGACCAACCAGGACTGGTGGCCGAACCAACTCAATCTGAGCATCCTGCACCAGCATTCCTGCAAGTCCAATCCTATGGACAAGGACTTTAACTATGCCGAGGAGTTTAAGAAACTCGATCTTGCTGCCCTGAAACAGGATCTCTATGCCCTGATGACCGACTCCCAGGACTGGTGGCCTGCTGACTGGGGACATTATGGTGGTCTCTTTATTCGCATGGCCTGGCACAGCGCAGGTACCTACCGGGTTGGCGACGGACGTGGTGGTGCAGGTACTGGGAACCAACGCTTTGCTCCGCTGAACAGTTGGCCGGATAATGTCAATCTGGACAAGGCCCGGCGTCTGCTCTGGCCCATCAAGCAAAAATACGGCAAGAAGATCTCCTGGGCCGATCTGATGATCCTGGCTGGCAACTGCGCTCTGGAGTCAATGGGCTTTACAACCTTTGGTTTTGCTGGCGGCCGTGAGGACATCTGGGAGCCGGAAGAGGATGTGTACTGGGGCATGGAAAAAGAGTGGCTGGCCACCAGCGATACACCGAACAGCCGTTACTCTGGTGAGCGTGATTTGGAGAACCCTTTAGCCGCTGTGCAGATGGGACTGATCTACGTGAATCCAGAAGGTCCGGATGGTAACCCAGATCCGGTTGCCTCGGGTCGCGATGTTCGCGATACCTTTGGTCGTATGGCCATGAATGACGAGGAAACCGTCGCCTTGGTTGCTGGCGGGCATACCTTTGGTAAATGTCACGGTGCAGGCGAAGCCTCCCATGTAGGCCCGGAGCCAGAGGCTGCCCCTATCGAGCAAATGGGTTTAGGCTGGCAGAGCAGCTTTGGCAGCGGTAAGGGAGGCGATACCATTTCCAGCGGTATTGAAGGGGCCTGGAAACCTGAACCCACCAAATGGGATATGGGCTATCTCAAGGTGCTGTTCAAATACGAGTGGGAGCTGGTGAAGAGTCCGGCCGGAGCTAACCAATGGCTGGCCAAGGATGTTGAGGAAGAGGACATGATCGTTGATGCCCATGATCCTTCTAAGAAGAACCGTCCCATGATGACCACAGCTGATCTCTCCCTGCGCTATGATCCTATCTACGAGCCCATTTCCCGTCGTTTTCTGGATAATCCAGAGGAGTTTGCCGACGCCTTTGCCCGAGCCTGGTTCAAGCTCACCCACCGGGATATGGGACCGCGTTCCCGTTATCTCGGACCCGAGGTCCCGGCAGAAGAGCTGATCTGGCAGGACCCTGTCCCCGCAGTGAATCATAAGCTCATCGACCCTGACGACATCAAGAAGCTGAAAAAGGCGATCCTCAAGTCCGGGCTGTCCGTCGCCCAGCTGGTTTCTACGGCCTGGGCCTCAGCTTCCACCTTCCGTGGTTCGGATATGCGCGGTGGAGCCAATGGAGCCCGTATTCGCCTGGCCCCACAAAAGGACTGGGAAGTCAATCAGCCTGAGCAGTTGACCAAGGTCCTTGCACAACTGGAGGAGATCAGGGCAGAGTTCAACCAAGAGCATAAGAAGAAAAAGGTTTCCCTGGCAGATCTGATCGTTCTGGCTGGTTGTGTTGGGGTGGAAAAGGCAGCCAGGAATGCTGGTCAGGAGGTGAAGATGTCCTTTACTCCAGGCCGTACCGATGCTACGCAGGAGCAGACCGATGTGGAGGGATTTGCCGTGCTGGAACCCAAGGCTGATGGCTTCCGTAATTATCTCAAGGCCAAGTTCACCATCGGAGCGGAGCATCTGCTGGTTGGTCGGGCCCAGCTGCTGACCCTGACCGCACCGCAGATGACCGTGCTCTTAGGCGGCCTGCGGGTCTTGGGGGCGAATTACGGTGGCGTTCAGCATGGTGTCTTTACGGACCGCCCTGAGGCTTTGACTAATGACTTCTTTGTCAATCTGCTCGATATGCGAACCGAATGGAAGGTCAGTATGGATGATGAGGAAGTCTTTGAGGGACGGGACCGGTCCACCGGTGAACTCAAGTGGACGGCGACCCGAGTGGATTTAATCTTTGGAGCTAACTCCCAGCTTCGGGCCTTAGCAGAGGTCTATGGCAGCGCTGACGCCCAGGGGAAATTCCTGTGTGATTTTGTCGGGGCCTGGAATAAAGTCATGAACCTGGACCGCTTCGATCTGGCCTGA
- a CDS encoding HAD family hydrolase, protein MKMQQFYTLDQLIEEGERISTQFDTVSFDLFDTLLIRRIHDPDMVKPAVARYISRKAQAQSVEKKWNWQQIQKLRDSFEQEQRQETGKQFDDFEACYPDYMRRVITTVFGEQNDDQLLQEVTDYELAVENSVLVPRQELVNWLRRLKEQGKKVLVVSDVYLPATHLERLIEHAGFLDQVDAVISSADTFLAKASGKAFPMLQERFELRYDRWLHVGDNPVSDGGRPTEFGIHTLVLRDGLEKMRKSLAKRYYNYAQGLPFYRGRALQQIMLPLEAENIPQDPLYVKGFNVFSPMLAAFIQGVAEHCLNAGIRRLYFFSREGWLFEQIWNRVIPKLYTGGENLPQVSYLYVSRMALAPASCGHAGLDQDHADIVFLPPGNKDFLDVCRVFGLKADAFTNILSLHELHRETVLSPLHEGFLPKNRIRFNEMLQDEAFQDEVKRQTLPAHQALHRYLEDQGFFDQPDVALVDIGWLGTIQRFLHRAIAHRDDAPRCHGLLFGATRGIPYPTTPTNSITGIIYDRDRFDLAASTLVYNRDLFEEACRAPHPTLNGYRLTEEDKGYELVFRHEDDAIGQAEKEQDRFFDPLQQGILAGADQYAAAAAILGYSMHDVKPWLNYLLVSRLAFPKTSEIEEICQRHHLDDFHGQHKSTKTAAAKELWKCSSLKLRWRPFLRTEFFLRLIKERLSS, encoded by the coding sequence ATGAAGATGCAGCAGTTTTACACCCTTGACCAGTTGATCGAAGAAGGAGAGCGGATCAGTACGCAGTTTGACACGGTCTCTTTTGATCTTTTCGATACCCTATTGATCCGCCGTATCCATGATCCTGACATGGTGAAGCCTGCTGTGGCCCGTTATATCAGCAGAAAGGCCCAGGCACAAAGTGTGGAAAAAAAATGGAACTGGCAGCAGATTCAGAAACTCCGTGACAGCTTTGAACAAGAGCAGCGGCAGGAAACCGGTAAGCAATTTGACGATTTCGAGGCCTGTTATCCAGATTATATGCGTCGGGTCATTACCACCGTATTCGGTGAACAGAACGATGACCAACTGCTCCAGGAAGTGACGGATTATGAGTTGGCTGTGGAAAATTCTGTTCTTGTTCCGCGCCAGGAGCTGGTGAATTGGCTGAGGAGATTAAAAGAGCAGGGCAAAAAGGTCTTGGTGGTCTCTGATGTGTACCTGCCAGCAACCCATCTGGAACGCCTGATTGAACACGCTGGTTTTCTTGATCAGGTGGATGCCGTAATTTCTTCAGCAGACACATTTCTGGCCAAGGCCTCAGGAAAGGCCTTTCCCATGCTCCAGGAGCGTTTTGAGCTACGCTATGATCGCTGGTTGCATGTAGGCGATAATCCCGTCTCCGATGGTGGACGTCCGACAGAGTTTGGCATCCATACTCTGGTCCTGAGGGACGGGCTAGAGAAAATGCGTAAGTCTCTGGCCAAACGTTATTATAATTACGCGCAAGGTCTGCCCTTTTATCGTGGCCGAGCCTTGCAGCAGATTATGCTGCCCTTGGAGGCAGAGAACATCCCCCAGGATCCCCTGTACGTGAAAGGCTTTAACGTCTTCTCGCCCATGCTGGCCGCCTTTATCCAGGGTGTTGCCGAGCATTGCCTGAATGCGGGCATCCGCCGTCTCTATTTCTTTTCCCGGGAAGGCTGGCTCTTTGAACAGATCTGGAACCGGGTGATCCCGAAGCTCTATACCGGAGGAGAAAATCTCCCTCAGGTTTCCTATCTCTATGTGAGCAGGATGGCCCTTGCTCCAGCCAGTTGCGGCCATGCCGGACTAGATCAGGACCATGCAGATATCGTTTTTCTGCCTCCTGGGAATAAGGACTTTCTCGATGTCTGCCGGGTTTTTGGTCTGAAGGCAGATGCTTTCACCAATATTTTATCGTTACACGAACTCCATCGTGAGACCGTCCTGTCACCACTCCATGAGGGTTTTCTCCCGAAAAACAGGATCCGGTTTAACGAAATGTTGCAGGATGAGGCCTTTCAGGACGAGGTAAAAAGACAAACTCTGCCCGCCCATCAGGCTCTTCACCGTTATTTGGAGGATCAGGGATTTTTTGATCAACCGGATGTGGCCTTGGTGGATATAGGCTGGTTGGGTACCATCCAGCGTTTTCTCCATCGCGCCATTGCCCATCGAGACGATGCACCACGTTGTCATGGCCTGCTTTTTGGCGCAACGCGCGGCATTCCCTATCCAACCACCCCGACCAATTCCATCACCGGTATCATCTACGACCGTGATCGTTTTGATTTAGCCGCATCCACTTTGGTCTATAATAGGGATCTTTTTGAGGAGGCCTGTCGGGCACCCCATCCGACTCTGAATGGATATCGCCTTACCGAGGAAGATAAAGGCTACGAACTGGTCTTTCGCCATGAAGATGATGCCATAGGTCAGGCAGAAAAAGAGCAGGATCGCTTTTTCGATCCCTTACAGCAAGGGATCCTTGCTGGGGCAGATCAGTATGCCGCCGCCGCAGCTATCCTCGGATACTCCATGCATGATGTCAAACCCTGGCTCAACTATCTGTTGGTCAGTAGGTTGGCTTTTCCCAAGACCAGTGAGATTGAGGAAATCTGCCAGCGCCATCACCTGGATGACTTTCACGGTCAGCATAAATCTACCAAGACGGCTGCCGCAAAGGAGCTCTGGAAATGCTCATCACTCAAGCTCCGCTGGCGGCCTTTCCTGCGGACTGAATTCTTCCTCCGCCTGATCAAGGAACGTCTTTCTTCATAG
- the msrB gene encoding peptide-methionine (R)-S-oxide reductase MsrB: MVSEAFAGQKTEQAILAGGCFWCLEADLQKVKGVQEVVSGYTGGTGTNPTYDDYVQKGHIEVVQITFDPDILPYAELLNIFWKKVDPVDPGGQFCDRGHAYSTAIFFTSEEQKTIAEASKAALEQSGLLDQPVATEIRASSTFYPAEEYHQNYSEKNPIRYKFYRFKCGRDQRLEELWDGKELPALSPEKSEKNAGGNMSFTRFTKPSQEELKKRLTPLQYKVTQEDGTEQAFKNTYWENTRPGIYVDIVSGEPLFSSLDKYKSGTGWPSFTKPLEPENIVEREDRSWFSVRTEVRSKHADSHLGHVFTDGPAPTGLRYCMNSVALRFIPAEDLEKEGYGAYSNLFPEIKR; the protein is encoded by the coding sequence ATGGTCTCTGAGGCCTTTGCAGGACAAAAGACGGAACAGGCCATCCTTGCTGGCGGCTGTTTCTGGTGTCTGGAGGCTGATCTGCAAAAGGTCAAAGGGGTGCAAGAGGTTGTTTCCGGTTATACCGGCGGAACAGGCACCAACCCCACCTATGATGATTATGTGCAAAAGGGGCATATCGAGGTCGTCCAGATAACCTTTGATCCTGATATACTGCCCTATGCAGAGCTTCTCAATATCTTCTGGAAAAAGGTTGACCCTGTTGATCCAGGCGGACAGTTCTGTGATCGCGGTCATGCCTATTCAACAGCAATCTTCTTTACCTCTGAGGAGCAGAAGACAATAGCTGAGGCCTCAAAAGCGGCTCTGGAGCAATCGGGTTTGCTTGATCAGCCTGTTGCTACTGAGATACGTGCAAGCAGCACCTTTTATCCGGCTGAGGAGTACCATCAGAATTACTCAGAGAAAAATCCCATTCGCTATAAATTCTATCGCTTTAAATGCGGTCGGGATCAGCGACTTGAGGAATTATGGGATGGAAAAGAGCTGCCTGCACTTAGCCCGGAAAAATCCGAAAAAAATGCGGGAGGCAATATGAGCTTTACAAGGTTTACAAAGCCGAGTCAGGAAGAACTGAAGAAACGCCTGACCCCGCTCCAGTATAAGGTCACCCAGGAAGACGGAACAGAACAAGCATTTAAGAATACCTATTGGGAGAATACCCGGCCGGGTATCTATGTGGATATTGTTTCCGGGGAACCTCTGTTCAGTTCACTGGATAAGTACAAATCCGGGACAGGCTGGCCCAGCTTTACCAAGCCCCTTGAGCCTGAGAATATCGTCGAGCGCGAGGACAGAAGCTGGTTTTCCGTGCGCACTGAGGTACGGAGCAAACATGCTGACTCGCATCTGGGCCATGTCTTTACTGACGGACCAGCACCCACCGGGTTGCGCTATTGCATGAATTCAGTAGCACTCCGTTTTATTCCTGCCGAAGACCTGGAAAAAGAGGGCTATGGTGCCTACAGCAATCTCTTTCCTGAAATCAAACGCTGA
- a CDS encoding glycosyltransferase — protein sequence MPRISVVIPCYNQGIFVDEAINSVLVQTWQDFEIIVVNDGSTDSFTDSHLRKLDFPKTRVLHTTNQGLASARNNGIREAQGEYILPLDADDRIGPTYLEQAIRLLDNDPELGIVYCKAQLFGDVATEWLLPEFSLQRILLDNIIFCTAFFRKSDWETAGGFDSAMIYGWEDYDFWLSLLEMGRKVVQIQDILFYYRVAADSMVRARPRQHKVESFARIFRKHQDLYAQYIEVWVDKLLDVTEPYHQAALFPEGSKAEKHPDLVRKIDPGIRRLQFTLTPEQGRSFIFRPADRQVILRIQRISLEGSDDNENPVTYSHTADFIQDDVFFFCSSVPSLQLHLPEHDRAKDSYSLIIEIEYLAFGQDCLPLLVNLLKDQMTKPDESLSPPVSPAQSVCWSFRVKWFIKAISYRLISARRFHYQKIEQSGLFDNEFYLNGDPELALLGLDPLLHYLENGAKERRKPNPLFDVAWYYHEYKLTAEQDPLLHYIEQGWKQGNKPHPLFFTSYYAEKYPESIAENQTPLAHYLKLENRISQSPMPFFDMGYYCERNPTIRKGWTFPLLHFWRFGNEEEQLPTPLFDPEFYRETYQLEELSHVELFLHYVEKGCRKKYQPSALFDAEFYSVTYPASQNSFHPLEYYQEHGLTAGHYPCREIADLPKKPVISILVPVFNTDEGLLRRCIHSVLYQAYPHWELCLVDDGSSAEHIPPLLKEYAARDKRIKISLEKENVGISLVTNKAAQLASGEYFAFLDHDDELTLDALYQVVLAINTYDPDALYSDEELIDWRGLRCTRFYKSDYNPELLLCHNYITHFFVTRSTLFRQVGGLSAECTGAQDYDLVLKIAEQSKRIHHIRRSLYRWRAAETSTSIHHDQKDYADAAGLKALSNAVERRGMEATVQRGLLNFYYRLQRKAKETCQVTALIRVSDKMETLGEWLQELLARTAYPNIDYIILHRNSVGDISAELPEELRTLVRFYQLKEQEGEAAALNRLAEQVMGEHLVFLQPGILPQEKNWVKTMLAYSQEEGCGVVSGVVAGPDEEINNLALPDLSDKSCQAFRSLLTEGSVHLNGMHCPQNVLACSFDFCMIEIKLFRTMQGFDGESFPEYLYDIDFCLRLREAGREHIFTPFCKAVITASKERFSSTEDWIDEKICFQKRWRAVLEHNPYYNENRLLTELQVSREEWLHWIAGG from the coding sequence ATGCCCCGTATTTCCGTTGTTATCCCCTGTTATAATCAGGGGATCTTTGTTGATGAAGCTATCAATTCCGTTCTCGTCCAGACCTGGCAGGATTTTGAAATCATCGTGGTCAACGATGGTTCAACTGACTCCTTTACCGACAGCCATCTCAGGAAGCTGGATTTCCCCAAGACCCGGGTTCTCCACACAACAAATCAGGGCTTAGCCTCTGCCAGAAATAATGGTATCCGGGAGGCCCAAGGCGAGTACATCCTACCTCTGGATGCGGATGATCGGATCGGCCCAACCTACCTGGAGCAGGCCATACGTTTGCTGGATAACGATCCAGAGTTGGGAATAGTCTATTGCAAGGCGCAACTTTTCGGTGATGTTGCGACCGAGTGGCTACTGCCGGAGTTCTCCCTGCAACGAATTTTGTTGGATAACATCATCTTCTGCACCGCCTTTTTCCGAAAGAGCGACTGGGAGACCGCAGGCGGTTTTGATTCAGCCATGATCTATGGCTGGGAAGATTACGATTTCTGGCTTTCCTTACTGGAAATGGGACGCAAGGTTGTCCAGATCCAGGACATCCTTTTTTACTACCGGGTTGCTGCGGATTCAATGGTCCGGGCCCGACCACGGCAGCATAAGGTGGAGAGTTTTGCCCGCATCTTCCGAAAACACCAAGATCTTTACGCCCAATATATAGAAGTCTGGGTTGATAAGCTGTTGGACGTCACTGAACCTTATCATCAGGCAGCCCTTTTCCCGGAAGGCAGTAAGGCCGAAAAGCATCCTGATTTGGTCCGTAAAATAGACCCTGGCATCCGTCGCTTGCAATTCACGCTCACTCCGGAGCAGGGACGTTCATTTATTTTCCGACCAGCTGATCGCCAGGTTATTCTTCGCATTCAGAGAATTTCTTTGGAAGGATCAGATGACAACGAGAACCCGGTTACCTATTCCCATACGGCGGATTTCATCCAAGACGATGTTTTCTTTTTTTGCTCTTCAGTCCCCTCATTGCAGCTTCACCTTCCTGAGCATGATAGAGCGAAAGACTCGTATTCTCTCATTATAGAAATTGAATATCTGGCCTTTGGTCAGGACTGCCTTCCTCTCCTCGTCAACCTGTTAAAAGACCAGATGACCAAGCCTGATGAATCTCTTAGTCCCCCTGTTTCTCCTGCTCAATCAGTATGTTGGTCATTTAGGGTAAAATGGTTCATAAAAGCAATTTCCTATCGCTTAATCTCGGCTCGTCGTTTTCATTATCAAAAAATAGAGCAAAGTGGTCTCTTTGATAACGAATTTTACTTGAATGGAGATCCAGAACTTGCCCTGCTAGGACTTGATCCTTTGCTGCATTATCTTGAAAATGGAGCAAAGGAACGGAGAAAGCCTAATCCCCTTTTTGACGTAGCATGGTATTACCATGAGTATAAATTAACAGCAGAACAAGACCCGCTACTTCATTATATTGAACAGGGCTGGAAGCAGGGTAATAAACCCCATCCCCTCTTTTTTACCTCCTATTACGCCGAGAAATACCCAGAAAGTATTGCTGAAAACCAGACGCCCCTTGCCCATTATCTGAAGTTGGAGAACAGAATCTCCCAGAGCCCTATGCCCTTTTTTGATATGGGGTATTATTGTGAGCGCAATCCCACAATACGAAAAGGATGGACTTTCCCTCTTCTTCATTTTTGGCGATTTGGCAATGAGGAAGAGCAGCTGCCAACCCCCCTGTTCGATCCAGAGTTTTATCGGGAGACCTATCAGCTGGAGGAGCTTTCCCATGTGGAGCTCTTTCTTCATTATGTAGAGAAAGGTTGCCGGAAAAAATATCAGCCTTCTGCCCTATTTGATGCCGAATTTTATAGTGTCACCTATCCTGCATCTCAGAACTCCTTTCATCCCCTGGAATATTATCAGGAGCATGGCCTCACAGCTGGACATTACCCATGTCGCGAGATCGCAGACTTACCGAAGAAACCGGTTATCAGCATCCTGGTCCCAGTCTTCAACACCGATGAGGGATTACTGCGCCGCTGTATTCACTCGGTTTTGTATCAGGCATACCCCCATTGGGAGCTCTGCCTGGTGGACGACGGGAGTTCTGCTGAGCACATTCCTCCCCTTCTTAAAGAATATGCTGCCCGGGATAAGCGAATAAAGATCAGTCTGGAAAAAGAAAATGTTGGTATTTCCCTGGTCACGAATAAGGCTGCTCAACTGGCCAGCGGCGAATATTTTGCCTTCTTGGATCATGATGATGAGCTCACCCTAGATGCCTTATACCAAGTTGTTTTGGCAATTAATACCTATGATCCCGATGCCCTGTACAGCGATGAGGAACTCATTGATTGGAGGGGACTACGCTGCACCAGGTTTTATAAGTCCGACTATAATCCTGAGTTATTGCTCTGCCATAATTATATCACCCATTTTTTTGTGACCAGAAGCACACTGTTTCGGCAGGTGGGAGGCCTGTCAGCCGAGTGTACTGGTGCCCAGGATTATGATCTGGTCCTGAAAATCGCAGAGCAGAGTAAGCGGATTCACCATATTCGTCGTTCGCTGTACCGATGGCGGGCCGCAGAGACTTCTACCAGTATTCATCATGACCAAAAGGATTATGCTGATGCAGCTGGCCTAAAAGCCTTGAGCAATGCTGTTGAACGGAGAGGCATGGAGGCCACGGTCCAGCGTGGTCTGTTGAATTTTTATTATCGCTTACAGCGCAAAGCAAAGGAGACCTGTCAGGTTACGGCCTTGATCAGGGTTTCTGATAAGATGGAAACTCTGGGAGAGTGGTTGCAAGAGTTGCTCGCAAGGACTGCCTATCCCAATATTGACTATATAATCCTGCATCGAAATTCAGTGGGGGACATCTCTGCTGAACTCCCGGAAGAGCTGAGAACCCTAGTTCGCTTTTATCAGCTGAAAGAGCAGGAAGGAGAGGCTGCGGCCTTGAACCGGCTTGCGGAACAGGTTATGGGTGAGCACCTTGTTTTTCTCCAACCGGGCATCTTGCCGCAGGAGAAAAACTGGGTAAAGACAATGCTCGCTTATTCGCAGGAAGAGGGCTGCGGGGTGGTCAGTGGAGTAGTTGCAGGGCCTGATGAAGAGATCAATAATCTGGCTTTGCCAGATCTCTCGGATAAGAGCTGCCAAGCCTTTCGTTCTCTGCTCACCGAAGGCTCAGTCCACCTTAACGGGATGCACTGCCCCCAAAATGTCCTTGCTTGCTCCTTTGATTTCTGCATGATCGAGATCAAGTTGTTTCGGACTATGCAGGGTTTTGACGGAGAAAGCTTCCCTGAGTATCTCTACGATATTGATTTTTGCCTTCGTCTCAGAGAGGCCGGGAGAGAACATATTTTTACCCCCTTTTGCAAGGCCGTTATCACAGCATCGAAAGAGAGGTTTTCCTCGACAGAAGACTGGATTGATGAAAAGATATGTTTTCAGAAAAGGTGGAGAGCTGTCCTAGAGCACAACCCCTATTATAACGAAAACCGGTTGCTCACTGAACTTCAGGTTTCACGGGAAGAGTGGTTGCACTGGATTGCTGGGGGGTAG
- the tnpA gene encoding IS200/IS605 family transposase codes for MKIAQGFNPGDSGLAAITPIPRDKSRGYYRQSLRDAVPPGVEPVPEGRTEIARGFNPGYSWDIKQKTEHAMSHSYISCHIHYVFSTKNREPWITADIRQRLHKYMSGTARKHKIASLRIGGTEDHIHQLVSLPSTLSVAQAVQLIKGNASKWIHETFPQHQHFSWQEGYGGFSVSVSQLERIIAYIDNQQEHHRFSSFEEEFLLLLKKHQTEYDERYVFG; via the coding sequence ATGAAAATAGCCCAGGGTTTTAACCCTGGGGATTCTGGACTGGCCGCAATCACACCTATTCCCCGCGATAAATCACGGGGCTATTACCGGCAGTCCCTACGGGACGCTGTGCCGCCGGGGGTTGAACCCGTCCCGGAGGGACGAACGGAAATAGCCCGGGGTTTTAACCCTGGGTATTCTTGGGACATCAAACAAAAAACGGAGCACGCCATGTCGCATTCATACATCAGTTGCCACATCCATTACGTGTTCAGCACCAAAAACCGGGAACCCTGGATCACAGCGGACATCCGCCAACGCCTGCACAAATATATGAGCGGAACAGCCCGGAAACATAAGATAGCCTCGTTGCGGATCGGCGGCACGGAAGATCATATTCACCAGCTTGTCTCCCTTCCGTCAACCCTGTCCGTGGCACAGGCGGTCCAGCTGATCAAGGGCAACGCCTCAAAATGGATTCACGAGACCTTTCCGCAACACCAACATTTTTCCTGGCAGGAAGGCTATGGCGGATTCAGTGTCAGTGTTTCGCAGCTTGAACGAATCATCGCCTATATCGACAATCAGCAGGAACACCACCGTTTCAGTTCCTTTGAAGAGGAGTTCCTGTTGTTGCTGAAAAAACATCAGACTGAATACGATGAACGGTATGTATTCGGATAA